GGCAGTTTTCAGAATAAACAAGACGCAAGACTACACCGTGATGTCAAACTTTCACTTAAAGGACAGAAGTTTATCCTTAAAGTCGAAAGGACTTTTGTCGCTGATTTTGTCATTGCCGGAGGATTGGAATTATACCACCAGAGGACTTGCGGCAATATGCAAAGAGGGTGTTGACAGTATCGGAACGGCATTAAAAGAATTGGAGCGTGCAGGATATATCAAGCGCAACCGTCTCCGTGATGAAAAAGGCAAGATTACCGATACGGAATATGTCATATTTGAAAAGCCGCAGGACAATCCCGATACGGCACAGCCATATACGGAAAATCCGTATATGGATATACCAGATACGGAAATGCCGTGTACGGAAAACACCGCACAATTAAATACTAATAGATTAAATAAAAAAGAATTAAATACGGATATATCAAATACTTATCCTATCAAATCATATCAAAAAGAGCCGGAGCCGACAAATGCGGCACAGCCCACAAAAGAAAAATCGGATAGGATTGGATATGATGAGGTGGAAACATACAGACAGATAATCAAAGAAAATATCGACTATGATGTTTTAAGCGTCAACCTTAACCGTGACGCTGCTATGCTTGACGAAATCGTTGACCTTATGACAGAAACGGTTTGCACACAGAAAGCAAGTCTTGTCATTGCCGGCGATACCTACCCGGCGGCAATCGTGAAATCAAAGCTGTTAAAATTAAATTCTGAGCATATCGAGTATGTTATCGACTGTATGAGGGAAAACACAACGGATATTCGCAATATCAAAAAATATATGCTTGCGGCTCTGTTTAACGCCCCCTCCACCATTGACAGCTATTACAGAGCGAAGGTCAATCACGATATGAAACATTTTTAAGGCGGTTTTGTCTATGAGAAAATCAGATTACAAAAAGTGCAGACCGCCTTAAATAAACGGCTTTGATACAGATAAAACGCGTTTTAATAAAATCGAGAAAGGAAAAAATAAAATGAATTTCAAAAGCAAATTAAAAAATATTCTGTCGGCGGCATTGGCGGTGTCAACGCTGCTTTCGGGATTTACGCCGATAACGACCTATGCGGCACAGGTAAACGAATATGTCGATCCTGCGGATATATGGGTATCTGCAAACGGCAGAACAAACGAGCTTGATTTTAATGCGACTATCACGCAGGAAACAAGCTGGTGCACGGTATGTAACAAAGACACGATAATGCTTACTTACAGAACGCCCGAATATACCAAAAGCGGAACAACCGCATTAAACAGGGGCGTTAAATTTTCGGACGGAACTATGGTTGACGGAAAAACAAAGGGCAACCTTGACAGCGGGCGGCCGAATCAAGACGCAAGCTACTCAACATATCATTGGACAAAATCAATTTGTCAGACCTGCGGAACAATAAACTCCGTTGACGGCAAAGACGCATACGGATTCAGCCGTAATGTTTATGGCTTAAACTCCTGCGACCACAATTTTTTCTTGGACTTTGACAATACCACATACACACCATATAACGAGAATTATCATACAACAGTGTTAAAAGCCGGACGATATTGTCAGTTTTGCAAGGGTACGAAAGCAAGAGCCTCCGAGAAACGAGAATCACACAATTTTACAGAAACGGTTGACGGTCAGATTGGCAACAACCGTTTTTTCATATCCGAAAAATGCGATGACTGCGGATATTCCACAAGCGAGTATGTAACCGCAAAATCTGTTGTTTCGTCATACTACGGAAATGCGGATAATAAATCCCACACCGTAACCGTCAGCGACTTGTCGGACAGCGGCGTACATACAAGTATTCGCTACGGAACGAGTGCAGGCAAATGCAATCTCACTTCTGCTCCGAACTACACCGACGCCGGATATTATCCCGTGTACTATGAAATCTCATATAAGTATCAGGGCGAAACAATGACGGAAAACGGTGTATCGTATGTGTGGCTGCTGGAGGACAAAAAGGACGATAACAGCGGCGGAACTGTTATTGTACTTCCCGAAAAACACGAACACGATTACAGATATTTGGAAACCGTTGCTCCCTCCTGTGATAACCTCGGCTATGAACGCTGGCAATGCGATGGCTGCGGAAATCTTGACAAGAGAAATTACACCAAAGCGACCGGACATAATTACAAGGCAATTACAATTCGTGAAGCAACCTGCAAGCAAGGCGGCTTGAAATTAAACCTCTGCGACAAATGCGGCAGCTTTTATGAGGAAACAACTCCCGTCGGTGAGCATAAATACAAGACTGAAAAAGTACAACCCACTTGCAGAAATGTAGGCTATACAAATCACATCTGCGAAATTTGCGGTAATTCATATATAACAGATATGACGCCGATTATCTCACACGCTTATGAGCGTATTACCAAAGAACCGACTTGTACCGATAAAGGTTACACAACTTCAACTTGTACGATGTGCGGCTTAAATTATGTCAGCGACTACACCGAGCCGACAGGTCATAATTGGGACGAGGGATATTCGGTTACTTATTCCACCTGTACCGCTGACGGCGTAATTGAATACCGTTGTAAAAACGATAACTGTTCGGAAAAAATGATTAAAGCGGAATCCGCAACGGGACACACACCCGGCAAGGCGGCGACCTGCACAGATCCCCGGACTTGCGAAAAGTGCGGTACGGTTTTAGAATTACCAAAAGGACACAGCTATTCAGAAAATGTTGTTAAGCCTACTTGTACGGCTATGGGATATACGGAATATAAATGCGATAACTGCGATGACAGTTATGTTGGCGATTACACGGATAAACTTCCGCACAATTACAATGCAAATGTTACGGAGCCTACCTGCACCGAACACGGCTTTACAAGATATATTTGCGTAGACTGTGATGATAGCTATATTTCAGACTATACCGAAAAGAAACCGCATAATTACAATGTCGTAATCACAAAACCGACTTGCACGGAGTTTGGATATACCACCTACACCTGTGCTGACTGCGGCGATAGCTATGTTGCGGACTATACGGATAAAACCGAACACAATTATGACAAAAAGGTTATTCCCCCAACTTGTACCGAGCACGGCTACACGGTTTACACTTGCCCAGACTGCGGTAAAGAGTACATCGGAGATTATACCGAGCATAAAAACCATAATTACACTAAAACCGTAATTGCTCCGACTTGTACGGAAATGGGATATACCATTTTCACTTGCGATTGCGGCGATACCTACAAAGGCGAATATACCGATAAAATCGCTCATACTTACAAAAAGACCGTAACCGAGCCGACCTGTACCGAAATCGGATTTACAACTTCCGTTTGCGAGGTGTGCGGCGACACGGTTAAGAGTGATTACAAAAATGCAAAGGGGCACGCACCGTCAGAATGGATAATTGACGAAGCGGCTACCATTGAGCACGGCGGCAGAAAGCATATTGAATGTATTGAGTGTAAAGCGATATTGCAGACTGCGGATATTCCGCAGCTTGTGGCAAAGGATAATTCGGATGAGGACGGCAAGGCTGAAATCGGCAAATATTCCGTCATTCTCACGGACAAGAACAACAAGCCCGTGTTTAATTCCGAAATCACGATTAACAAGGACGATAACATTTCAATCCGCTTGCCGAAAAACAGACTGCTTGACTTTGCGGACAGAACGACAGTAACCGTATTCAATACCGAAAAGCAGACAGCAGCAACGGGTTTGAATATCTTTGTTACAGACGACAACGGCAATAACGCAACAGGCGTAACGGACGAAAACGGACAGTTTATCGCTCCCGACAAAAAATCCTCGACAGGCGACGACAACGGAACTATCGGAAAAGACGACGGCGACAGCAAATTTACCTATGTTATCAAAGTTACGGATAAGCTCAATGTTACAATCCCGAACTGCGAAACCTACATTGGCGAAAGCAATAACATTGTTGTGAAGCTGCCCGACGGTTTGATTTTGACACAGGACAGCCCTGCAATTATCACCGTTACCGACCAAAACGGCAATCCTCAAAAGGGTGTATCTGTTATCGTAATAGCCGACAAGGACTATATCGAAAAAGGCACGACCGATATGTACGGAAAGCTGACTGTACCGCCCGTAAATTCGGGAATTACCGATAAAGACGGAAAGGTTAATTTGCAGAATTATTATGTTTTCGTAAATGACGAAAAGGGTTATATCGAAAACGCTCTTGTTACTCTGAATGAGGATAATTCTTTCAGCGTAAAACTTCCGGCTGAAAATATGATTGACTATGCAAACCGAATTACCGTAACCGTACTTGATAAGGACGGCGCACCGCTGAAAGACATTTCCGTTACCGTTTCGGACGCTGCGGAAAAATCCATTACGGACAAGACGGACGAAAACGGAAAAATCGTTGTGCCGCCTATGAGCGAGGACTACACAGACAAGGACGGCATTGCAAAAGTCGGCAGCTATACAATTATCGTTGAGAATGTAAAGTCAAAAATCGAAAACGCATATATAACCTTAACTGCTGACGGTACAATTTCGGTTTTACTTCCCGAAAATATAAAAATTGAGCATAGCAACAGAATAACCGTAACCGTGCTTGATAAGGATAACAAGGGGGTTAAGGATATTTCCGTAACCGTAAAAGAAACCGTTTCCGAAACTGCCGAAAATGCAGCGGAGCCTAAAACCGCAACGGCTGTTACCGACAAAGACGGCAAAATCTATATTCCCCCTGCAAGCGAGGGCGTAACGGATAAGGACGGAAATACAGACATTTCCGAAACTACACCGGGCAAGGACACAGACGGCGACGGCAAGGACGACACAGAGGAAACGAAAACAGAATACAACATTACCGTTGAGGACACAAAGGGCAAGATTGAGAACGCATTTATTGAAATTAAGGACGGAAAAATTTTTGTTACGCTTCCCGACGGCAAGACCTTAACAATGGATAATCAGACAACCGTAACCGTTCTTGATAAGGATAGCAAAGCTATAAAGGGTGTATCTGTTACAATTAAGGACAAGACAACCGAAAAGACGGCTACTACCGACGCAAACGGCAAGGTTACACTTCCCGTTAAGTCAACAGGTGGCGGCGGCTCATCTTCCGGCGGTGGCGGCGGTCGCGGCGGCAGCTCCGGCGGCGGATATTATACAACCGTAAATGTTAAAATCACTGACAAGGACGGAAAAGCCGTTACAAACTTCTCAAAGAGCACCGACAGCAAGGGAAATATAACAATTATCCTGCCGAACGGAAAAACGCTTGATAACGGAAACTTTTATACTGTTACCGTAACCGATAACAAAGGCAACGCAAAAGAGAATGTTACCGTTCTGCTCAAAGACAGAAATAAAGGCGAAGCAACAGGAACGACAGATAAAAACGGTGTTGTAACAATTCCGGGAAAAACACATACGGCGTACATTTTCGGGTATAATGACGGCACTTTCCGCCCCGATAACAATATGAGCCGTGCCGAAGCTGCTGCAATTTTCGCAAGGCTTATTTCCGAACAGAAAGGCGAAAAAATAAGCGGCAAATCCGATTTTGCAGATGTTAAGTCAAGTGAATGGTATTCAAAATTTATAGGATATATCGAAAAATACGGCATTATCAAAGGCTATGACAACAACACTTTTAAGCCGGACGAAAATATATCCCGTGCGGAATTTGTGGCTATGACGGTCAGATTTAATTCTCTGTTTAATAAGGTTAAAAAAGGCAGCTACACCGTTAAATACACCGATGTTGCAAGTAACTATTGGGCGTATGCTGACATTGCTTATGCAAAACACGCAGGCTGGCTTAATGGCTACGCTGACGGCTCATTCAAGGGCGATAACGCTATTACCCGTGCGGAGGTCGTAACCGTCGTAAACAAGGCAACCGGCAGAATTGCAGACGAGGGGTATATCAATAAAAATCTCTCGTTGCTGAATAAATTTACCGACCTTAAAAATAATTCGCATTGGGCATTTTATTCAATATGCGAATCGGCAAACACACACCTTGCAAATTCTCACGACAATTCCGAAACTTGGGTAAAATAAATGTCAATGAGCAAAAATTGAGCATAAATTGACAAATTTTCAAGGAGGTGTTGCTTATTGCAGGAAGAAATTGAAAAGAAAACGATTGCGCTTGCCATATCCGGCAGCAAAATTACCGGGCGGACGCTTGCAAAAGCGATTTCCGTTTACCTAAATCACCGCAAAGGAAAACTGCCGGACTTAAAGCACGGCAGGCAGACAATCAGAGACCTGATGAAACACAACACGGCTCTTTCAAACATTGAAATTACCGATAAAAATATCAGGTCGTTTGAATCTACGGCGAAAAAGTACGGGATTGACTTTGCACTCAAAAAAGATAATTCCGAAAAGCCGCCCCGATACCTTGTCTTTTTCAAAGGTAGGGACGCAGATGTTCTGACAATGGCGTTTAACGAGTATTCTCAGAAAATATTACGGCAGAAAGAAAAGCCCTCTGTTAGACAGGCTATCCGCAAGTTAGCGGAAATAGTAAAATCACAGCATAAAGACCGTGAAAAAATCAAAGACAGGAGCATTGAGCGATGACGGCAGCGGATAAGAAAAAAATCATTTCAAATCTGCCGTTTCTCATTTTCTTTTGGATATTCGATAAACTGTCATATACCGTGCGGCTGTCGGAAGAAAACATTTTAATATCGGTTGTTAAGGGAGTATCGGAGCTTACAAAAGCGCCGCTGCTCTCTTTTCATTTTACCGATATTTCCGCCGGAATT
This genomic stretch from Qingrenia yutianensis harbors:
- a CDS encoding S-layer homology domain-containing protein; its protein translation is MNFKSKLKNILSAALAVSTLLSGFTPITTYAAQVNEYVDPADIWVSANGRTNELDFNATITQETSWCTVCNKDTIMLTYRTPEYTKSGTTALNRGVKFSDGTMVDGKTKGNLDSGRPNQDASYSTYHWTKSICQTCGTINSVDGKDAYGFSRNVYGLNSCDHNFFLDFDNTTYTPYNENYHTTVLKAGRYCQFCKGTKARASEKRESHNFTETVDGQIGNNRFFISEKCDDCGYSTSEYVTAKSVVSSYYGNADNKSHTVTVSDLSDSGVHTSIRYGTSAGKCNLTSAPNYTDAGYYPVYYEISYKYQGETMTENGVSYVWLLEDKKDDNSGGTVIVLPEKHEHDYRYLETVAPSCDNLGYERWQCDGCGNLDKRNYTKATGHNYKAITIREATCKQGGLKLNLCDKCGSFYEETTPVGEHKYKTEKVQPTCRNVGYTNHICEICGNSYITDMTPIISHAYERITKEPTCTDKGYTTSTCTMCGLNYVSDYTEPTGHNWDEGYSVTYSTCTADGVIEYRCKNDNCSEKMIKAESATGHTPGKAATCTDPRTCEKCGTVLELPKGHSYSENVVKPTCTAMGYTEYKCDNCDDSYVGDYTDKLPHNYNANVTEPTCTEHGFTRYICVDCDDSYISDYTEKKPHNYNVVITKPTCTEFGYTTYTCADCGDSYVADYTDKTEHNYDKKVIPPTCTEHGYTVYTCPDCGKEYIGDYTEHKNHNYTKTVIAPTCTEMGYTIFTCDCGDTYKGEYTDKIAHTYKKTVTEPTCTEIGFTTSVCEVCGDTVKSDYKNAKGHAPSEWIIDEAATIEHGGRKHIECIECKAILQTADIPQLVAKDNSDEDGKAEIGKYSVILTDKNNKPVFNSEITINKDDNISIRLPKNRLLDFADRTTVTVFNTEKQTAATGLNIFVTDDNGNNATGVTDENGQFIAPDKKSSTGDDNGTIGKDDGDSKFTYVIKVTDKLNVTIPNCETYIGESNNIVVKLPDGLILTQDSPAIITVTDQNGNPQKGVSVIVIADKDYIEKGTTDMYGKLTVPPVNSGITDKDGKVNLQNYYVFVNDEKGYIENALVTLNEDNSFSVKLPAENMIDYANRITVTVLDKDGAPLKDISVTVSDAAEKSITDKTDENGKIVVPPMSEDYTDKDGIAKVGSYTIIVENVKSKIENAYITLTADGTISVLLPENIKIEHSNRITVTVLDKDNKGVKDISVTVKETVSETAENAAEPKTATAVTDKDGKIYIPPASEGVTDKDGNTDISETTPGKDTDGDGKDDTEETKTEYNITVEDTKGKIENAFIEIKDGKIFVTLPDGKTLTMDNQTTVTVLDKDSKAIKGVSVTIKDKTTEKTATTDANGKVTLPVKSTGGGGSSSGGGGGRGGSSGGGYYTTVNVKITDKDGKAVTNFSKSTDSKGNITIILPNGKTLDNGNFYTVTVTDNKGNAKENVTVLLKDRNKGEATGTTDKNGVVTIPGKTHTAYIFGYNDGTFRPDNNMSRAEAAAIFARLISEQKGEKISGKSDFADVKSSEWYSKFIGYIEKYGIIKGYDNNTFKPDENISRAEFVAMTVRFNSLFNKVKKGSYTVKYTDVASNYWAYADIAYAKHAGWLNGYADGSFKGDNAITRAEVVTVVNKATGRIADEGYINKNLSLLNKFTDLKNNSHWAFYSICESANTHLANSHDNSETWVK
- a CDS encoding helix-turn-helix domain-containing protein; translation: MAVFRINKTQDYTVMSNFHLKDRSLSLKSKGLLSLILSLPEDWNYTTRGLAAICKEGVDSIGTALKELERAGYIKRNRLRDEKGKITDTEYVIFEKPQDNPDTAQPYTENPYMDIPDTEMPCTENTAQLNTNRLNKKELNTDISNTYPIKSYQKEPEPTNAAQPTKEKSDRIGYDEVETYRQIIKENIDYDVLSVNLNRDAAMLDEIVDLMTETVCTQKASLVIAGDTYPAAIVKSKLLKLNSEHIEYVIDCMRENTTDIRNIKKYMLAALFNAPSTIDSYYRAKVNHDMKHF
- a CDS encoding PcfB family protein, which produces MQEEIEKKTIALAISGSKITGRTLAKAISVYLNHRKGKLPDLKHGRQTIRDLMKHNTALSNIEITDKNIRSFESTAKKYGIDFALKKDNSEKPPRYLVFFKGRDADVLTMAFNEYSQKILRQKEKPSVRQAIRKLAEIVKSQHKDREKIKDRSIER